GCTCAGCGTCGCAATGGGCAGGATGGCGTGGCGCCAGCTGTCCTGCCCGCCCGAGGGCAGCCAGCCGAGCTGCACGGCGAAGACGAGGACCAGCAGAAGCGCGAGCACGAAGCTTGGGACGGTGAAACCGGCAACGGCGGTCATCATCACCACGCGGTCGATCGCCAAGCCCCGATGCAGCGCGGCGTAGATGCCGGCGGGAATGCCGAGCGCCACCTTGAAGAAGAACGCCGGCAAGGTCAGCGCCAATGTCGCGGGAATGCGCTCCAGCACGAGCTCGATCGCAGGGCGGCCGTCGCGCATGGAGCGGCCGAGCTCGCCTTTGGCGATGGCGCCGAAATAGTCGAAATATTGAGCCCAGATGGGATCATCGAGACCCCAGGCCTTGCGGAACGCCGCGAGCACCTCCGGTGGCGCCTCCGGTCCCAGGATCATCAGCGCGGGATCACCGGAGAGACGCAGCACGATGAAGGCGAAGGTGACGACGAGCACGATCGTGAGCGCCGCGCGTCCGATGCGGATCGCGAAATAGCGTCCCATCAGGCTGCATCCCGCGTTTCGGCGCCCGTGACGAGATGGCACGCGACCTGCCGGTCGCCGCCGATCGCCGCGAGTGCAGGCACCTCGCTCCTGCAGCGCGCGACCGCGCGCGGGCAGCGCGGGTGGAAGGCACAGCCTTGCGGTCGCGCTGCCGGGTTCGGCGGGTCGCCCGACAGCACGATGCGGCTCGCGCTACGGCGGCCCGGCGCGGGCGAGGCCGAGACCAGCGCCTGCGTATAAGGATGCTCGGGCCGCGCAAACAGATCGTTGGCGGTGCCGAGCTCGACGATGCGGCCGAGATACATCACGGCGACGACGTTGCTGATCTGCCGGACGACGCGCAGATCGTGGCTGATGAACAGCAGCGTCAGCGACAGCTGCGCCTGGAGATCGCAAAGCAGGTTCACCACCTGCGCCTGGATCGAGACGTCGAGTGCGCTGACCGGCTCGTCGCAGACCAGGAAATCGGGCTTCGTGGCCAGCGCCCGCGCCAGCACGATGCGCTGGCGCTGGCCGCCGGAGAGCGCACCGGGATAGCGCGCGCTATGGGCCGGTGTCAGCTCGACGGCACGCAGCAGCTCGCGGACGCGATGCTCGCGCTCGGCGGGCGCGCCGAGATCGTGGATGTCCAGCGGCTCGCGGATTTGCGTCGCGACCGGCAGCCGCCGGTCCAGCGCGCCCAGCGGATCCTGGAAAATCATCTGCATGCGCGCTCGCTGGGCTCGCCACGCAGCCGTTCCCGGCGCAGCCATTGGCCTACCGTCGAACCGCACCTCGCCGCTATCGGGCGGCTCAAGGCCAAGCACAATGCGGCCCGTCGTCGATTTGCCCGAGCCGGATTCGCCGACGAGGCCAAGCGTCTCACCCTTGGGAATCGTCAGCGACACGCCGTCGACGGCATGAACCGCCGTGGCGCGGCCGAACATTCCGGAACGCATCGCATAGCTGCGCGAGATCGCGGACACCTCGACGAGGGGCACGCTCATTCGGCGGCGATCCCGGGCAGCGCGCGGCGCGAGGCCTCTGCGCGGATGCAGGCAACGCTGCGGTCGTCTGCGATCGGCGCCGGGCTCGGCGCGGCAAGGCCGCACGGCTCGACCGCCAGCATGCAGCGCGGCGCGAAGGCGCAACCATCGGGCATGTGCGCGGGATCGGGCACGGTGCCTGGAATCGCGGTCAGCCGCCGCCGCGGTCCATCGAGCGGCGGCAGCGCGCCGATCAGGCCTTGCGCATAGGGGTGCACGGGATCGGCGAAGAGTTGGTTGCTCGGCGCCTCCTCGACGATGCGGCCAGCATACATCACCGCGACGCGGTCGCAGTTCTCGGCGACGACGCCGAGATCGTGGCTGATCAGGACCATCGCCATGCTCATCTCGCGGCGGACCGTGG
This genomic stretch from Bradyrhizobium daqingense harbors:
- a CDS encoding ABC transporter permease translates to MGRYFAIRIGRAALTIVLVVTFAFIVLRLSGDPALMILGPEAPPEVLAAFRKAWGLDDPIWAQYFDYFGAIAKGELGRSMRDGRPAIELVLERIPATLALTLPAFFFKVALGIPAGIYAALHRGLAIDRVVMMTAVAGFTVPSFVLALLLVLVFAVQLGWLPSGGQDSWRHAILPIATLSLGGAAVLARFTRSAMLEVLGQPYIRTASAKGVPWRKVVTSHALPNAAIPTVTILGFMVGTLIAGAVVVESVFAWPGVGRLLVVAVANRDLAVVQCILLLVAMTMVTSNLIVDFLYGFLDPRLRTKGAHA
- a CDS encoding ABC transporter ATP-binding protein, with the protein product MSVPLVEVSAISRSYAMRSGMFGRATAVHAVDGVSLTIPKGETLGLVGESGSGKSTTGRIVLGLEPPDSGEVRFDGRPMAAPGTAAWRAQRARMQMIFQDPLGALDRRLPVATQIREPLDIHDLGAPAEREHRVRELLRAVELTPAHSARYPGALSGGQRQRIVLARALATKPDFLVCDEPVSALDVSIQAQVVNLLCDLQAQLSLTLLFISHDLRVVRQISNVVAVMYLGRIVELGTANDLFARPEHPYTQALVSASPAPGRRSASRIVLSGDPPNPAARPQGCAFHPRCPRAVARCRSEVPALAAIGGDRQVACHLVTGAETRDAA